A genomic region of Leptolyngbya sp. NIES-2104 contains the following coding sequences:
- a CDS encoding 50S ribosomal protein L32, with protein sequence MAVPKKKTSNAKRDQRKATWKRKANLQAQRALSLGKSILTGRAKGFVYPTEEEDSEEE encoded by the coding sequence ATGGCTGTTCCTAAGAAGAAAACTTCCAACGCCAAGCGTGATCAGCGCAAAGCAACCTGGAAGCGTAAAGCAAACCTGCAAGCTCAACGCGCTCTGTCGCTGGGCAAATCGATTCTCACTGGACGGGCGAAAGGTTTCGTCTACCCAACCGAAGAAGAAGACAGCGAAGAAGAGTAA
- a CDS encoding nucleotidyltransferase domain-containing protein: MTHPDLPEILAQLRQYLQQEYGDRLARLVLYGSQARNSATDESDIDVLVVLKAPLNVMQEIQRTSEFITDLCLEKTVLVSLGFVSLDRYEQEKSPFFLTVRREGILV, from the coding sequence ATGACTCACCCCGATTTACCCGAAATTTTGGCGCAGCTTCGACAGTATTTGCAGCAGGAATACGGCGATCGATTAGCCCGTCTTGTCCTGTACGGTTCGCAAGCTCGAAACAGTGCAACAGATGAATCAGACATTGATGTTCTCGTTGTTCTCAAAGCGCCATTAAACGTGATGCAAGAGATTCAACGGACTAGCGAATTTATCACTGATCTTTGTCTGGAAAAGACAGTTTTAGTTTCCCTAGGGTTTGTCTCTCTCGATCGCTACGAACAGGAGAAATCGCCATTTTTCCTAACTGTTCGCCGCGAGGGGATTTTAGTATGA
- a CDS encoding heme-copper oxidase subunit III yields MTTESSIAQSREADIREEQAHEAAENSKFGFIVFLLSETVIFLSFFAGYIVYKTTIPDWYPPGVSGLDTKDPQFNTIILVSSSFVIYVAERYLHDKKLWGFRFFLLATMAMGGYFLYGQAIEWSNLSFGFTSGIFGGLFYLLTGFHGLHVFTGILLQTIMLGRSFIPGNYDSGYFGVEATSLFWHFVDVIWIILYVLIYVWQ; encoded by the coding sequence ATGACGACAGAGAGTTCGATCGCTCAATCAAGAGAAGCTGATATTCGTGAAGAACAAGCACATGAAGCCGCAGAAAATAGCAAGTTCGGCTTTATTGTGTTCCTGCTATCGGAAACCGTTATCTTTCTGAGCTTTTTTGCAGGCTACATTGTCTACAAAACCACGATTCCTGATTGGTATCCGCCTGGAGTCAGCGGACTAGATACGAAAGATCCGCAATTTAATACGATCATTTTAGTATCCAGTAGCTTTGTGATCTATGTCGCTGAGCGCTATTTGCACGATAAAAAGCTTTGGGGCTTCCGATTTTTTCTGCTGGCGACGATGGCAATGGGGGGCTACTTCCTGTACGGTCAAGCGATCGAATGGAGCAATCTGAGTTTTGGATTCACATCCGGTATTTTTGGCGGACTGTTTTATCTATTAACTGGATTTCATGGCTTGCATGTGTTCACCGGAATCCTGCTGCAAACGATCATGTTAGGTCGATCGTTTATTCCGGGTAACTATGACAGCGGATATTTTGGAGTCGAAGCAACATCATTGTTTTGGCACTTTGTGGATGTAATTTGGATTATTTTGTACGTTTTGATCTACGTTTGGCAGTAG
- the ctaD gene encoding cytochrome c oxidase subunit I: MTNAPTEAIDVARQQPYPGAPDNWKRFFTFSTDHKVIGIQYIVTAFVFFLIGGLLSMIMRGELVTPEANLVDRTIYNALFTMHGSIMLFLWTFPVLVGISNYLVPLMIGARDMAFPRLNAVSFWLIPVVGILMLASFLVPGGPSQSGWWAYPPVSLQNPTGNLINGQVLWILAIAISGVSSIMGGVNFVTTIFRMRAPGMTWFRTPAFVWSVLAAQLIQLYGLPALTAGAVMLLLDLTVGTSFFAPERGGNPVLYQHFFWFYSHPAVYVMVLPVFGIFSEVFPVYARKPLFGYRVVAVSSVLITVVSATVWVHHMFASGTPGWMRMLFMFTTMLVAVPTGVKVFAWVATIWGGKLRLNTAMLFAMGGLVNFVFAGITGVMLGSVPIDIHVNNTYFVVAHFHYVIYGAIVFGIYAGLYHWFPKMTGRMYYEGLGKVHFALTLAGTWLCFLPMHFSGLMGMPRRVSSYDPEFALWNVLASLGGFLLGMSTLPFILNMVSSWIQGEKAPNNPWKAIGLEWLTTSPPPVENFEEIPTVISPPYGYGRNEPLIENQSEAVPADGVTT; encoded by the coding sequence ATGACGAATGCTCCCACTGAAGCGATCGATGTCGCTCGCCAGCAACCCTATCCCGGTGCGCCTGACAACTGGAAACGATTTTTCACCTTTAGTACTGATCACAAAGTGATTGGGATTCAGTACATTGTGACTGCGTTTGTGTTCTTCTTGATCGGGGGATTGCTCTCGATGATTATGCGCGGGGAACTGGTTACACCGGAGGCAAATTTAGTCGATCGGACTATCTATAACGCATTGTTCACGATGCACGGTTCGATCATGCTGTTTCTCTGGACATTTCCGGTGTTAGTAGGAATCAGTAACTATCTCGTGCCGTTGATGATCGGGGCACGAGATATGGCGTTTCCTAGATTGAATGCGGTGTCATTTTGGCTGATTCCAGTTGTTGGAATTCTGATGTTAGCCAGCTTTCTCGTTCCTGGTGGTCCGTCCCAATCGGGCTGGTGGGCATATCCACCTGTGAGCTTACAGAATCCAACCGGAAATTTGATCAATGGTCAGGTGCTCTGGATTTTAGCGATCGCGATTTCCGGTGTGTCTTCGATTATGGGCGGAGTGAACTTTGTCACCACAATCTTTCGGATGCGTGCGCCGGGTATGACCTGGTTTAGGACTCCTGCCTTTGTCTGGTCAGTGTTAGCCGCCCAGTTGATTCAGCTTTATGGATTGCCTGCTTTGACTGCTGGTGCAGTGATGTTATTGCTCGATCTTACCGTTGGAACGAGTTTCTTTGCTCCAGAGCGCGGTGGTAATCCTGTGTTGTATCAGCACTTCTTTTGGTTCTATTCGCATCCAGCCGTGTATGTGATGGTGCTGCCTGTGTTCGGGATTTTCTCAGAAGTGTTTCCAGTTTATGCTCGGAAGCCATTGTTTGGATATCGCGTCGTTGCTGTTTCCTCAGTATTGATCACGGTTGTGAGTGCAACGGTGTGGGTGCATCACATGTTCGCGAGTGGAACTCCTGGATGGATGCGAATGCTGTTTATGTTCACAACGATGCTCGTGGCGGTTCCAACCGGAGTCAAAGTATTTGCTTGGGTAGCAACGATTTGGGGCGGAAAACTACGACTGAATACAGCAATGTTGTTTGCTATGGGTGGCTTAGTGAACTTCGTATTTGCTGGCATTACTGGGGTAATGTTGGGATCAGTGCCGATCGATATTCACGTCAACAATACTTACTTTGTCGTCGCGCACTTTCACTATGTGATTTATGGCGCGATCGTCTTTGGAATCTATGCGGGTTTGTATCATTGGTTCCCGAAAATGACCGGGCGAATGTATTACGAAGGACTAGGGAAAGTTCATTTTGCGCTGACTCTAGCTGGAACCTGGTTGTGCTTTCTGCCGATGCACTTTTCGGGATTGATGGGAATGCCGCGTCGGGTGTCTTCGTATGATCCAGAGTTTGCGCTGTGGAATGTATTGGCAAGTTTGGGTGGATTCTTGCTCGGAATGTCCACGCTGCCGTTTATTCTCAATATGGTGAGTTCTTGGATTCAGGGCGAAAAAGCACCGAACAATCCGTGGAAAGCGATCGGGCTTGAATGGCTGACGACTTCGCCGCCTCCGGTCGAGAACTTTGAAGAGATTCCGACGGTGATTTCGCCGCCGTATGGATATGGCAGAAATGAACCGTTAATCGAAAATCAGTCTGAAGCTGTTCCTGCTGATGGAGTTACGACATGA
- a CDS encoding sulfite oxidase-like oxidoreductase yields the protein MIGKFFKKPGAEYGDRVPPGQKLATGFPVLTYGPTPDIDRATWQFRVWGLAQEKTFSWDDFMAMPQSEFTADFHCVTTWSKLDVKWIGVKVTDFMKSIDVDPKAVHIMEHCYGGYTTNIALDDFVREENFFAHTLFGEPLPADHGGPLRLVVPHLYAWKSAKWINGLEFLSKEDLGFWERNGYHHRGDPWNEERYSGRF from the coding sequence ATGATAGGCAAGTTTTTCAAAAAGCCAGGAGCGGAATATGGCGATCGTGTTCCTCCGGGTCAGAAATTAGCAACCGGATTTCCCGTTCTGACCTACGGACCTACGCCAGACATCGATCGTGCAACTTGGCAGTTTCGCGTCTGGGGACTCGCTCAGGAGAAGACTTTTTCCTGGGATGATTTTATGGCGATGCCTCAGAGCGAATTCACTGCTGATTTTCACTGTGTCACTACCTGGTCAAAGCTCGATGTGAAGTGGATCGGGGTGAAAGTGACTGATTTCATGAAGTCGATCGATGTCGATCCGAAAGCGGTGCACATCATGGAGCATTGCTACGGAGGGTATACGACAAACATTGCACTGGATGATTTTGTGCGCGAAGAGAACTTTTTTGCTCATACGTTATTTGGTGAACCTTTGCCCGCTGATCATGGGGGTCCGCTACGGTTAGTTGTGCCTCACTTGTACGCTTGGAAAAGTGCAAAGTGGATTAATGGCTTAGAGTTTCTATCAAAAGAAGATTTGGGATTTTGGGAGCGCAATGGTTATCATCACCGAGGCGATCCCTGGAACGAAGAACGCTACAGCGGCAGATTTTAA
- a CDS encoding 3'-5' exonuclease produces MNLTQFDYYLVLDLEATCCNQETIKRHEMEIIEIGAVMVEAKDLTTIDEFQTFIKPVRVPILTEFCRSLTSITQSQVDQAPGYVEAIALLKKWLSNYPNGVFGSWGDFDNTQFKKDSRYHNAPFPIAYPHINLKKQFSKTQGLSKRYGMSEALELARIKLEGTHHRGIDDARNIAKLLPFILGKEPI; encoded by the coding sequence ATGAATCTCACTCAATTTGACTACTATTTAGTACTAGATTTAGAAGCGACTTGCTGCAACCAAGAAACAATCAAACGCCATGAGATGGAGATCATCGAAATAGGTGCGGTGATGGTTGAAGCAAAAGATCTCACAACGATCGATGAATTTCAAACCTTTATTAAACCTGTCCGAGTGCCGATTCTGACGGAGTTTTGTCGATCGCTCACTTCAATCACACAGTCCCAAGTCGATCAAGCACCGGGATATGTGGAAGCGATCGCACTTCTGAAAAAATGGCTCTCGAACTATCCCAATGGTGTGTTTGGCTCTTGGGGCGACTTTGACAATACCCAATTCAAGAAAGATAGTCGATATCACAATGCACCTTTTCCAATTGCTTATCCGCACATCAATCTCAAAAAGCAATTTAGTAAAACTCAAGGCTTATCTAAACGATACGGAATGTCAGAAGCTTTGGAGCTTGCCCGAATCAAACTAGAAGGAACACATCATCGCGGCATTGATGATGCTCGGAACATTGCGAAACTACTTCCATTTATTTTGGGTAAAGAACCGATCTAA
- a CDS encoding GMC oxidoreductase, with protein MIVDDQYYDVIIVGTGAGGGTLARKLAPTGKKILILERGVFPLRESSEAQDIELFKKETFHAPEQWYDENGEPFRPQTSYCVGGNTKIYSGVLMRMRDRDFETVQHQDGISPAWGLKYSDFEPYYTEAEKLYQVHGKLGDDPTEPAHSEDYSFPPVEHESHIQTVVDGLSKQDIHPAYLPIGLGDQGRTDAEDTGITPALKYENVTLKTSAHVVCLHTNPSGTAIKAVQAKIGDQSYLFLGDIVVLSCGAINSAALLLRSQNEKHPNGIANSSDQVGRNLMKQQLSVVVQLTTDPNSALFQRTVSVNDFYWGDKHYHYPMGHVQNAGGILRDVIFTEAPPVFSAISRLLPSVGIRQLATRSLGWWLQTEDLPNPNNRIRFVGDKLHIDFTQSNVEAHDRLVYRWIDTLKQVESLHPGMFNRVSHPRSDMPVQVVAHQCGTCRFGEDPKTSVLDLNCRAHEVDNLYVVDSSFFPSNSSISPALTVIANALRVGEHLIERLK; from the coding sequence ATGATTGTCGATGATCAGTACTATGACGTGATTATTGTTGGAACAGGCGCAGGAGGCGGAACTCTAGCGCGTAAGCTTGCTCCTACGGGTAAAAAGATTTTGATTCTAGAACGAGGAGTTTTTCCGCTGCGAGAAAGTTCTGAAGCTCAAGATATTGAACTATTCAAGAAAGAAACCTTTCACGCGCCAGAACAATGGTACGACGAGAACGGAGAGCCATTTCGCCCACAAACTAGCTATTGTGTCGGGGGGAATACGAAAATCTATAGCGGCGTGTTGATGCGAATGCGCGATCGAGATTTCGAGACAGTTCAACATCAAGACGGCATTTCTCCCGCTTGGGGCTTAAAGTACTCTGATTTCGAGCCATACTATACAGAAGCCGAAAAGCTTTATCAAGTTCACGGCAAGCTAGGCGATGATCCCACCGAACCCGCTCACAGCGAAGACTATTCCTTTCCCCCAGTTGAACACGAATCGCACATTCAAACCGTCGTCGATGGACTTTCAAAGCAGGACATTCATCCGGCTTATTTACCGATCGGGTTAGGCGATCAAGGTCGAACCGATGCAGAAGATACCGGAATCACACCTGCTCTGAAATACGAGAACGTGACGCTGAAAACCTCGGCTCATGTGGTTTGTCTGCACACGAATCCTTCAGGAACAGCGATTAAAGCAGTTCAAGCTAAAATCGGCGATCAGTCTTATCTATTTTTGGGTGATATCGTTGTTCTATCTTGTGGAGCGATTAACTCAGCGGCGTTATTATTGCGATCGCAAAACGAAAAGCACCCGAACGGTATCGCTAACAGTTCGGATCAAGTCGGTCGCAACTTAATGAAACAGCAATTATCAGTCGTTGTACAACTGACCACCGATCCAAATTCTGCATTGTTTCAGCGAACAGTTAGCGTCAATGACTTCTATTGGGGTGACAAGCACTATCACTATCCAATGGGACACGTCCAGAATGCGGGCGGCATTTTGCGCGATGTAATCTTTACTGAAGCGCCTCCGGTGTTTTCTGCGATTTCGCGATTGTTACCGAGTGTAGGAATTCGACAATTGGCAACTCGATCGCTCGGTTGGTGGCTGCAAACGGAAGACTTACCAAACCCGAACAATCGTATCCGATTTGTGGGCGATAAGCTGCACATTGACTTTACGCAAAGTAATGTCGAAGCGCACGATCGATTAGTTTATCGATGGATTGATACCTTGAAACAAGTTGAATCACTGCATCCTGGTATGTTCAATCGCGTGTCACATCCTCGAAGTGATATGCCTGTTCAAGTGGTAGCGCATCAATGCGGAACTTGCCGATTTGGAGAAGATCCAAAAACTTCGGTGTTAGATTTGAACTGTCGCGCTCATGAAGTGGACAACCTTTATGTCGTTGATAGTAGTTTCTTTCCATCGAATTCTAGTATCAGTCCTGCACTTACAGTGATTGCAAATGCTTTACGAGTGGGAGAGCATTTAATTGAACGCCTGAAATAA
- a CDS encoding phage holin family protein codes for MLSYLLTIFTTALALLVTDIVIPGVTIASFPAALLAGVSIGLVNGSVKPVLSLLSLPINLLTLGAFSLIVNGLCFWLASVFVPGFAVHGFLAFVLGPVVLSFATTFLSKYFAEKGMGQLPAKQ; via the coding sequence ATGCTTAGCTATCTGTTAACGATTTTCACAACGGCGCTCGCGCTCTTGGTTACTGATATTGTCATTCCTGGAGTCACGATCGCATCTTTTCCCGCTGCTTTGTTAGCTGGTGTCTCGATCGGATTGGTCAACGGCTCGGTCAAGCCTGTGTTGTCGTTGCTGTCGTTGCCGATTAACCTCTTGACGCTTGGAGCATTCTCTCTGATCGTGAATGGACTGTGCTTCTGGTTGGCTTCTGTGTTTGTTCCAGGGTTTGCCGTTCATGGTTTCCTGGCATTCGTTCTGGGTCCAGTAGTGCTGTCGTTTGCAACCACGTTCCTGAGTAAGTACTTTGCTGAGAAAGGAATGGGTCAGTTGCCTGCTAAACAGTAA
- a CDS encoding YqaE/Pmp3 family membrane protein codes for MLLRYLLAILLPPVAIFFTYGFSFTLLVSIGLTLLGWVPGIIHAVWAVSKHQEKLNESAS; via the coding sequence ATGTTACTTCGATACCTTCTCGCGATTCTTCTGCCTCCCGTTGCGATTTTCTTTACCTATGGCTTCAGTTTTACGTTACTCGTTAGCATCGGTCTGACGCTGTTAGGTTGGGTTCCGGGCATCATCCACGCAGTTTGGGCAGTCTCGAAGCACCAAGAAAAACTCAACGAATCTGCTAGTTAA
- a CDS encoding AAA family ATPase: MIPQRLTLRHFLSYREATLDFQGLHTACVCGANGAGKSSLLEAISWVLWGESRVSSDDDVIHMGAKEAQVEFIFQMHQQTYRVLRTRQRGQGVSLEFQIMQGNGFRSLTAKGIRSTQQLILTHLKLDYETFVNSAYLRQGRADEFMLKRPADRKQILADLLKLHQYDELSEQAKDKSRQFKGQVELLERNLESIREQLQQRDAIAQERTELETVLEQMQAQQSANQHQLQQFQAVQHQRQTWQQQLSWQQQQQRNLNQDCQRLQKERSQTDEQRQTLEYLLQQESKIIAGYQHWKALQAQEELFSAKFQSHQVAQSQRQQFEQQYSEKLQHLQNQLQKVQAQEITLQEQLQELQKALSKEADVESAIEQLNTARQELQRLEQLQLQASPLLQRKQQIQQKLDRSFTRLSARLEELRTSARQLQTQQQRQPVLQKAAIEVAVKIDELEKLRAYQDQVREKGLERRSFMEQLQAHQRNYEAQLAEIDHKIRMLEQERAATLTQAVEGNTIVQIKHHDFPPCPLCDRPLDEHHWRLVLEKQQSQKEEILSEIWVIREQLTTSEREIQVLRDEYTKIETRLAQYGDTLERRGQLQEQLQNTADVQTQLQRMNTEALKLDEQLKTRAFEPELHEELSILDRSLQQLNYDERDHALARGSVDRWRWAEIRQAEIKQAKRRQANILHRQPTVKAQIEQLEQQHDRFTADLARGLQQCDRQIEEIGYNLEQHNAIRSALRQAQPWQLRYQELQQAKQHYPQVQHRLHELTQTLQARFTDLQTSTHHCQELIRALEKTPDLSTHIQTLEQQIQHHRTKLDEHLAKLGRLQQQQQQQDLLSQQFEEINAQLKTARQQCRIYQELAQAFGKNGIQALMIENILPQLEATTNQILSRLSANQLHVQFVTQRNRKSKTAKAMETLDILIADAYGTRPYETYSGGEAFRVNFAIRLALARLLAQRSGTALQMLIVDEGFGNQDQEGCDRLIAAINAISSEFANILIITHMPHFREAFQARIEVTKTENGSELMLCL, encoded by the coding sequence ATGATTCCGCAACGACTCACACTCCGCCATTTTTTAAGCTACCGGGAAGCCACACTCGACTTCCAGGGGCTTCATACTGCGTGTGTGTGCGGGGCGAATGGAGCAGGAAAGTCTTCGCTGTTAGAGGCGATTTCTTGGGTGCTTTGGGGCGAAAGTCGCGTCTCTTCAGACGATGATGTCATTCACATGGGCGCGAAAGAAGCTCAGGTAGAATTCATTTTTCAGATGCACCAGCAAACGTATCGAGTGTTACGAACTCGGCAACGGGGGCAAGGCGTATCGCTCGAATTTCAGATTATGCAGGGCAATGGCTTTCGATCGCTAACCGCAAAGGGGATTCGATCGACGCAGCAACTCATTCTCACGCACCTGAAACTCGATTACGAAACTTTCGTGAATTCTGCCTATTTGCGTCAGGGTCGAGCCGATGAATTCATGCTGAAACGTCCCGCTGACCGCAAACAGATTTTAGCGGACTTATTGAAGCTACATCAGTACGATGAACTTTCTGAGCAAGCGAAAGATAAATCGCGCCAGTTCAAAGGACAAGTCGAACTGTTAGAGCGGAATCTAGAATCGATTCGGGAGCAGTTACAACAGCGAGACGCGATCGCACAAGAACGCACCGAACTCGAAACCGTTCTTGAACAGATGCAGGCTCAGCAATCGGCAAATCAACATCAACTGCAACAATTCCAAGCCGTTCAACATCAGCGACAAACTTGGCAACAACAACTCAGTTGGCAGCAACAACAACAGCGCAATCTCAACCAGGACTGTCAGCGATTGCAAAAAGAGCGATCGCAAACCGACGAACAGCGCCAAACTTTAGAATATCTCTTACAGCAAGAAAGTAAGATTATTGCTGGTTATCAGCACTGGAAAGCGCTGCAAGCTCAAGAAGAGCTATTTTCAGCAAAGTTTCAATCGCATCAAGTCGCCCAATCTCAGCGGCAACAATTCGAGCAGCAGTATTCTGAGAAATTACAGCATCTACAAAATCAGCTTCAGAAAGTTCAAGCGCAAGAAATTACGCTGCAAGAACAATTACAAGAGTTGCAGAAAGCATTGAGCAAAGAAGCCGATGTTGAATCTGCGATCGAGCAATTGAACACAGCACGACAAGAACTTCAGAGATTGGAGCAACTCCAGTTACAAGCCTCACCGCTTCTTCAGCGTAAACAACAAATTCAGCAAAAGCTCGATCGCTCTTTTACACGTCTTTCTGCTCGATTGGAAGAACTCCGCACGTCCGCACGTCAACTACAAACCCAACAGCAACGTCAGCCCGTTTTACAAAAAGCTGCGATCGAGGTTGCAGTCAAAATCGATGAACTCGAAAAGCTCAGAGCCTATCAAGATCAAGTCCGCGAAAAAGGCTTAGAGCGTCGTAGCTTTATGGAACAGTTGCAAGCTCACCAACGGAACTATGAAGCTCAACTCGCAGAGATTGATCACAAGATTCGGATGCTCGAACAAGAACGAGCAGCAACACTCACCCAAGCCGTTGAAGGAAATACGATCGTTCAAATCAAGCACCACGATTTTCCGCCTTGTCCACTGTGCGATCGACCTTTAGACGAACATCACTGGAGATTAGTTTTAGAAAAACAACAGTCTCAGAAAGAAGAAATTCTCTCTGAAATCTGGGTGATTCGCGAACAGTTAACGACTTCAGAACGTGAGATTCAAGTCTTACGAGATGAATACACCAAAATTGAAACCCGATTGGCTCAATACGGAGATACCTTAGAACGACGCGGACAGCTACAGGAACAGCTACAAAATACTGCGGATGTTCAAACACAGTTGCAGCGAATGAACACTGAAGCGCTCAAACTCGATGAGCAACTGAAGACAAGAGCCTTTGAGCCAGAATTGCACGAAGAACTCAGCATTCTCGATCGCAGTTTGCAGCAATTGAACTACGATGAGCGCGATCATGCGTTGGCTCGTGGAAGTGTCGATCGCTGGCGTTGGGCAGAGATTCGTCAAGCAGAAATCAAACAAGCCAAACGCAGACAGGCGAATATTCTGCACCGTCAGCCGACTGTGAAAGCGCAGATCGAACAATTAGAACAACAGCACGATCGCTTTACCGCCGATCTAGCACGAGGATTGCAGCAGTGCGATCGACAAATCGAAGAAATCGGCTACAACCTAGAGCAACATAACGCAATTCGATCGGCACTCCGACAAGCGCAACCCTGGCAACTTCGCTATCAAGAACTTCAGCAAGCAAAACAACACTATCCACAAGTTCAACATCGCTTACATGAACTGACACAAACCTTGCAAGCCAGATTCACTGATCTGCAAACAAGCACGCATCACTGCCAAGAACTGATTCGCGCTCTAGAGAAAACTCCAGATCTCAGCACCCACATTCAAACACTAGAACAGCAAATTCAGCACCATCGAACAAAACTCGATGAACACCTCGCAAAACTTGGACGACTCCAACAGCAGCAACAACAACAAGACCTGCTCAGCCAACAATTCGAGGAGATTAATGCTCAACTCAAAACTGCTCGTCAACAATGCCGTATTTATCAAGAACTCGCTCAAGCTTTCGGTAAAAATGGCATTCAAGCATTGATGATCGAGAACATTCTGCCGCAGCTTGAAGCGACCACAAATCAAATTCTGTCCCGCCTCAGTGCCAATCAGCTTCACGTTCAATTCGTCACCCAGCGCAATCGCAAATCAAAAACGGCGAAAGCGATGGAAACGCTGGATATTCTAATTGCAGATGCGTATGGGACTCGACCGTATGAAACGTATTCGGGTGGCGAAGCGTTTCGGGTGAATTTTGCGATTCGGTTAGCACTCGCGAGATTGTTAGCTCAACGATCGGGAACTGCACTTCAAATGCTGATCGTCGATGAAGGCTTCGGCAACCAAGATCAAGAAGGATGCGATCGCTTAATTGCCGCGATTAATGCGATCTCGTCTGAGTTCGCGAACATTCTCATCATCACCCACATGCCGCACTTCCGAGAAGCCTTTCAAGCCCGCATCGAAGTCACCAAAACCGAAAACGGCTCCGAATTAATGCTGTGTTTATAA
- a CDS encoding aldo/keto reductase yields MQYHSLGESNLSVSEICLGTMTFGQQNTIEEAHQQLDYAIDQGVNFIDTAEMYPVPPRAETYGITETYIGEWLKHQQRDRVIVATKIIGAGRGFKWVRSGNNHVDQSNILQAVDDSLKRLQTDYIDLYQIHWSDRYVPIFGQTVFDPERERGTVPISEQLAVFDELIKAGKIRYLGVSNETPWGITTFSYLAKQLGLPKIITVQNAYNLLNRVFDSALAEACYREKVSLLAYSPLGFGLLSGKYVQGDPGQTRITLFDRFAQRYLKPRVNEAAEAYAKVAQRFGLSPAELAISFVRSRWFVGSTIIGATTLEQLKENINAAQVELTPEMLKAIDEVFTAFPNPAP; encoded by the coding sequence ATGCAATATCATTCTCTTGGTGAAAGTAATCTCAGCGTTTCTGAAATCTGTCTTGGAACAATGACTTTCGGACAGCAAAACACGATCGAAGAAGCGCACCAACAGTTAGACTACGCGATCGACCAGGGTGTGAATTTCATTGATACCGCAGAAATGTATCCGGTTCCACCGCGTGCTGAAACTTATGGAATTACAGAGACTTATATCGGAGAATGGTTGAAACATCAGCAGCGCGATCGCGTCATTGTTGCGACAAAAATCATTGGAGCAGGGCGCGGCTTCAAATGGGTTCGCAGCGGAAACAATCACGTCGATCAATCCAATATTTTGCAAGCTGTGGATGATAGCTTAAAGCGGCTCCAAACCGATTACATTGATCTCTATCAAATTCACTGGTCAGATCGATATGTTCCAATTTTTGGTCAGACTGTCTTTGATCCAGAACGAGAGCGAGGAACAGTACCGATCTCTGAACAGTTAGCAGTGTTTGATGAATTGATTAAAGCAGGCAAAATTCGCTACCTCGGTGTGAGCAACGAAACGCCTTGGGGCATTACCACATTTAGCTATCTAGCAAAACAGCTTGGACTTCCTAAAATTATCACGGTTCAAAATGCCTACAATCTACTCAATCGGGTGTTTGACTCTGCTTTAGCGGAAGCCTGCTATCGAGAGAAAGTGAGCTTGCTGGCTTATAGTCCACTCGGATTTGGATTATTGTCTGGAAAGTATGTTCAAGGTGATCCAGGACAAACTCGGATCACACTGTTCGATCGCTTTGCTCAACGTTATCTGAAACCCAGAGTCAACGAAGCAGCAGAAGCATATGCAAAAGTGGCTCAGCGGTTTGGTTTGAGTCCGGCTGAGTTAGCGATCTCATTTGTTCGCAGTCGCTGGTTTGTAGGAAGTACGATTATTGGAGCAACCACGCTAGAGCAGCTAAAAGAGAATATCAATGCGGCTCAGGTCGAACTCACACCAGAGATGTTAAAAGCGATCGACGAAGTTTTTACAGCATTTCCGAATCCTGCGCCTTAA
- a CDS encoding YkvA family protein, which produces MKKFIGQPLFNWYRKLLRNSKYRWIVIVGSLLYLVSPIDFATDMIPVLGWIDDGVIVSILVAEVSQMAVEKLKQRKATSTEEAVTP; this is translated from the coding sequence ATGAAAAAGTTCATCGGTCAACCCCTCTTCAACTGGTACCGCAAGCTGTTACGGAACTCGAAATATCGCTGGATTGTGATTGTGGGTAGCTTACTTTATCTGGTAAGTCCGATTGATTTTGCGACTGATATGATTCCGGTTTTGGGTTGGATTGATGATGGTGTGATTGTGAGTATCCTTGTGGCTGAAGTTTCTCAGATGGCTGTTGAGAAATTGAAGCAGCGCAAAGCAACTTCAACCGAAGAAGCGGTTACTCCCTAA